Genomic segment of Drosophila simulans strain w501 chromosome 2R, Prin_Dsim_3.1, whole genome shotgun sequence:
ACTAAAATCctattcaaaatgttttgttctgccgaataataataaagtgcAGCGGATTTACCCCAATTTAATAAAgtcaaaaatgttaattagttTAATGTTCGCATTATCACACGTTTGTTATTCAGCTTGCTCATATTTAAGCTGTAATCAGCAGCGGTAAAACCCAAATATTGCctaataaacaaaacatcaTATGCTGCTAAACTTGGGAATATGTTATGCGGGTCCACCCTacagtaaatataatttcgattttttctgACTCTGTTCACATGAGAAAAGCCAAACCAGCACGggattattttgcatttgttctCGCCCTTTCGCAGCTTTGCCCTTTGAGTATGTAGATGAGCACGAGGACTTCAACTACGACCTGGACACGGCGCAGTCCCAGGCCAAGTACGACGCCCGTCTGCTCTCGCAGCAGATGCTCAGCGATGCGGAGCTGCAGCGGCAGGGGCTGAGCGACGGCCAGGACAACGCCCTGGATGGCGACTCCGCGGCAGCTCGGGGGACTGGAGCTGGGTCCCACTTGGATGCGGTATCCTCTGTCCAGGACGACCTGGAGCCGCACAGCAGGGCAGCGGCGTGCTTCACCAACGGGCACAAGTACACGCACGGACAGAAGGTAGGATGGCGCCAGGGGCAATATTTCAACTCGTTCTTACACTATTTAGTCAGTAAAGTACTGCTCACTGGCTTAAATACGagttaaatgaattaaaacaaTGCTTAGCCGtacatttttggtttctgtGCAACTCGGAAGCAGCTAGAGAAGTTCCTGCACCATCTTTGGGTCTAAATAGGtagcaaaaatgtttgctagAGCTGTATAATTTAACAAGTACTAAGATTTTTCGACTGTGTCATCTTCTTTTGGCTCAACATTAGTTTTGTCAGTGAATTTCCTTCAGACATCCGTTTTTGTGGGCGGGAGGCTGCAGTGGAACTCTGCTTCTGTGGTCATTTGAATAACCATAATCGGACGAGCGTTCCTGGTAATTGAACAAAGAGAttgcataatttgaatttgtggCTCGTTACCGCACATGTGATGATATGAATGCCAGACCCAGAGCAGActccctgctcctccagccgAGATGTGTGCTTTGCTCGCCCATTCATTGTATCTCGGCCATCAAATCGGCTGGCGTTGTGATTGATTGTCTGGTTGTGGGTGCACATGTTCCCACATGTTCCGTgtacatatctatatataagCCGCAGGAGCACCTGCTGGCCGAACTTGTCGGAGGAGAAACATCTAAGTTATTTGCTATATCCCTTTCCAGGTTCCGCGCCTGGATGCCTGCGAGGTGTGTCTCTGCATGGACGGCGAGATCTTCTGCTGGTGGGAGAAGTGCGGTTGGTTCTGCGTCGGCTTTTTCCGGCATGCATAATATAACGAgaaacttttgcctttttctcGCAGATAAGGCCAATGTAAACAAGGCGAGGACGGCGGGGGACAGCACAGGACTTGGACTTGGTGTCGAGGACGACGGCgacggcaatggcaatggcgatggcgatggtgactATTCAGATCCATATCGCCACGAGAGCACAACGGGAAAGTCAACAAAAGTGCATAAAGCGGCGAGGAAAGTTGGCAAGCGGCATAAGCATCGCAAGaatcaaaagaattttaatgactACGAAGTTTACCACAGCCAGCgggagaagcagcagcagcagcagcagtcggaTTATAAAAAGTCCGCCATAAAGCAGCAGCTCCAGATgcagcaaaaacacaaaagcgACAAGAGCGGTGCTGGCAACTACAATATAATCAAGCAACACAaacacgagcagcagcagcagcagctcaaaataccgcagcagcaacatcagcaacagcatcagcaacagcaacagcagcaacagaatgTGGCAGCTTTGGGTGTTAATCACGCAGCAAAGGCAACGCATTATCAGCAGGCAGCTTCGACGCCCCTGCCAACTCCCCCACCCCCGTCGCCGCACCCCCAGCacagccaccacccacaccaacAGCCGCACTCGTCCAGCAAAATCCTCAACTTCCCCGAGAACTTGCCAGCCCTGCTCTACTACGACTACAAGACGGAGGAGCAcgagcaccaccagcaccagcaccaccagcagcacttGCTGCACGAAAAACAGCgcttgctgcagcagcagcagcaacagcaactgcagcagcagcagatggtGCAGCAAGAGGCGTTGGCGCGACAAAGGGCATCTGAATCCGCATCTGAGCCCGAATCGCGTGCTGGAGGCACAGCAGAGGGCGGCGTTGCACCCAACGGAGACTTGGCCGCTGATAAAAACTCTGATGAGGCGGAAACCGACAGCGATATTCTGCCAGAGCCGCCTACAAAGCAGCCCAGGGCAGCTGCCACACAATGGCCAACTCCAACTAGCAGCAGCTCGGCCAGGGCGTTGATGACGAGCAACgtggcatccacatccacggcTGCGACAACGACAAAGAcatcgaaaacgaaaacgacaacgacaacggcgACAACGGgaaggacgacgacgacgacaacggcGACAGGCACAAATGAAATGGTGACAAGCACGCTCTCTGGAATGGAGAAGTCCGGGGCCACAGTTGCAGCCACAGATGTGAGTTGGGAGGTTGAGTAGGGTCCTCACTTTGGTCGGGCATTGTGTTGGAAAAGTTGCGCAAAACATATCCATCTCCAAACGTAAGCATTGGAAATAAATGCCAGAACTTCCTGTTAGATTAAAAGTTGAGGGACAATGTTTGCTCTTTCTGAGTGATACTGTTATTGTGCGAATGATAGTCGTGAGGAATCTTCAAGAGACTTCCTCTTTTGTTTGGtaatttttctaattttaagTTGAACTAGGGAAGCGAGATGAAGCCAAGGTCTTACAGACTAAAACTATTATCTTCCGTTTGTCAGAAGCTCAGGGTATTTTAGGACTCGGTTCCCAAAAGTAGCTTTTCGGGATAAGGTCTTCCCCAATTAGTCTGGGGGAAACTGCCACTTCATTGGCTGCCCGGACGAGAAGCTTGAACTCTACGCCTTCGGTGGTGTGCCCAGTGAGCCCGAAATGCTTGTCGTAATGGGGTTTTTCATGCTCGAGCTGGTTTATTATTTACCATGCAGTCAAGTCGAATTAACAGTCTGTGCTTTATTCCCGACCAGCTTGGACAGATGCAACCCGATCGCCGTGGACCAGACGCGGAGCAAGACGACGCCTTCCACCGCTGGCTGACATCCACCGAGCTGAATGCTGACAACACAAACTCCATGGACGACAGCCTGGAGCGGGAAACGCCGGCATCGACAATAATCGATGATGTTGGCACGGCCAACAAGAGTGACAGGAGCATCGGCGGCATCGGGGGCATCGGTGGCATGGGTGGCATCGGCAAAGACAATGGCAACGACGCCGTCTTCTTTCGCAGCTCGTACAACGATTACAGCAGCGAATTCAATGGGAGCGTTGTCAATATTGACATTACACTAACTGCAGTTGATGTGCATCCCCGTCGCCAAACggatttaattgcaaatggcAACAGAACGTCAGGCGCTAACgacaatggcaacagcagtagcagccAGGTTGGAGCAGCAGGGACAACAATGAACCCACTGGCAGccagcaccatcagcagcatcagcagcagcaccaggagcagcagcaatcagGATCAGCCTCAGCAGAGCCCCGTTGTTCCGCCGTACACCCTGACAACGATTATAACAACTGCGCCGCTGGCACCAGGGCGTATGTGCAATGTTTTGGGTAAGCAAGCAAGTCGAGGGAGGTGGCGGTCCAAGGGGATTATCGCAGCACAGAGAAATAAAGATCCTCGGGCATTTGCGGTCAAGCTGCTATTTGGTCAGATTGCTTCCATCTGTTTGAGTTTATAATACTGAACTTTTTCATTGCGACAAAGGCTTTGCCAGACTTAAATCGTATTGTCAAGTCCTTTGCGTTTTGATAAGAACTGCATCAGCTGAGTAAgcctttttaaaatattatttaatcctttgcaaatattttgctaaaTTCAGTAAGAGAAGACCAAGCCACACAAAAGTCTCTGATACAATAAGCAGTATAATCATTCGATTGCCGGGTAAACATTCCGACGTGAGTCTGAGTAATGAAAACAACTTTCCCGTATTTCATTGCTGCGCATCACAATTGCTCACTTCTAATCCCATTTAAACTGCAAATCAAACGCTCCTCGTTCCAGGCAAACTGTATAAAATTGGCGACATTCTGCCGCAGGACACGGGCAACTGCCTGCAGTGCATCTGCACGGATGCCGTGACTCCCGACGAGATGCCGAGCGTCACCTGCAGTCCGCACAATTGCCCACCACTGGTTCTTCCGGATCTGTTCGATGCGACTGGTTACTGAGGTTACGGGTTTGTGCTGTAAGTTGCTGCAACGGCGGGCGGGGCGTGGTCCAAACGCCAGGTGGCAGGTGGCAGGTAGCAGGTAGCAGGTGGCACGCCCCTGCGGCATGAGCTGTGGGACTTTTTGAATAGATCGAAGCgtgatttaaattttgaaaccgAAAGCCACAACTGCAGCCAGCCAACGGAATAGAAGCGAACGAatggaatcgaatcgaatcgaatcgattcGCATCACACTCACAACAACTGCACTACAGAACTCACTCTCGAATTGCATGTCACGGTCTCAACTAACTCAACTCAATATGAATTGTATGGATTTCAGTGTAAAGCCCTCCCTATCACGAGTGCCCCGAGCACTCTCTAAAACGAAACCTATCAGCAGACATATATTATATTCGTACCAAACTATATAGTATCGATCCAAGCCGACCAGAGGGGAGAGAGGGGAACGAATAGGAAGGAAATCGCAGTTGGCTCACAGTCTAGACTTTAAGCTGAatgtttatgcattttataaGAATCCGAATTCATCTCTCTCCGCAACAAGAATCCATTAATGTATACAGCAGTAGCAATCGTAAAGAATTTATAGATGTACCAAACAgaagtatatagtatatacaaGCATATACGAGTATCTACTCTATATCTAAATCTAATATCTAAACCTATACCTGTGCGTAGCGAGTTCGGTGGGATCAGTTGATTACTTAGATTATTTCCCGACTGAGAGGAAACCGTGTAGAGTTTTCAGTGTATTTATCAACGGAGAGCCCCAAGCGAAACGAGTAACTTATACAAATATAGGCAACTAAAtctaaacgaaaaaaactgaACAATGACAAATAATGAACAACGtgtgtaatattttaattttgatattaaaagcaaacaacgtactcctcatttgcatgcATGTTATTGTTTCGCGCTTCTTTGGAAATTAAGCCATACGTAATCTATGAATCGAAAATTGATGTTAGCAGCAGTGTATGGACATTGtttaaacaaagacaaagttGGCAAGGAAGACACCATATCGAGTAGCTATAACATTTTAAGGAATAATCCCCActgtatttaatataaacttaGAACCTCGAACTCTCGTACAGTTCAGTGAATTCAAAATTTGCGAAGATTACCGAAAAtccatttgttttggtttccgGCGACAAGGCAGCATTTATTTCAAAGCAAGTTTAGGCGTGATAACCATTGATTTATTCGAAAGGGGTTAAATTAGGcggaatatataaaaaatacttgaAAAGTAGAAAACAATTTCGATTTTAAGGCAAATCAAAATACATTCGAGCGAGTTTTTTATAACCGGACTCGTATGATGGGCATGTGAACCATGgaatcaaaatgcaaaatatacgTACATGCGAATATACCGATGCAGACAaacgtaaatatttattattgatgtTCCACAAGAGAGCGTATGGTAAATTCgaggaaaaatagaaaaattcaTCTTGAACGAGcgtattaaaaatgtatacaaatatgcgtatttatgtatgtgtaaaataaatgtaactaCAACTCTCTACTAATCTGCAActcgcacacagatacagatgcaccGGCATCCGTGTgtttaaatggaatttgtgtttgaaatcaaattgaaatcaaatcgaCATGAATAAACCGAAACCCAACTAAGGCATTTCGAAACACGGCTCTATTTCATTTCAGTGGGCGTAATCCTATTTGCGAAAGGTAAGACTGCGGGTTAATTAATGCCGTGCATCATTGTCCATGAGGCGGGCTAATTGGTCCTGCCCATTATGATGGGATATTTCTACGGTACAACAATAGCTACTCATGAAGAAATCTTTAGAACATAACGACAAGTGCATACTGTAGGAATTCGTGTAGCCCACGTTGGGTGCAACATTAGATACATATATTCGTCTTATGATGGCTTATACATGGGTGCTATTCACTGAAGTATCACTTCACTCTTTGGGGTCATGCTAGTCGTCTTCGCTGCCGGACTCGAAGCCGGAATCCTCTTCGAATTCAAAGATGAAGGCTTCTATGGCCATCTGCAGGGCAAGGGCGTCTCCTTGGCCAGGATCGGGTCCCTGCAGCATGGCCCTGGGTGGACCAGCGTAGTGGGAGAAGGCTTCGCGCAGCCTGGCCAAGGACCGCACCGCTAGCTGGTTGTCCCCTCCTCCGTCCATGTTAGTGGGTCCGGAACGAGGTTATTGGTACCCGATCGGAGCTGGATGTCGGCTGGGAACAATTGATGGCGCTTGGGCGCTGGGCTTGTGGTTTTTGGAATTTTGAGTGTATGCTTTTCGATCGGCATTCAAAACGTGTTTGAATATCCCTGGCCGATGTGACAGGCTTCGCAAAAGCAGTGCGAATGCGGAAATTGCCAGCGGCAGATTGGCTGTTTAATATTGTTAAATAAAGCGCTTCGGGACGGGTTATTAGTTTTCCAAAGccgtttgtgtttgtgtgcgcaGCGCAATCATCGCAGTGACAGCCGACCGCAGGGCACTTTCAAgctatgtgtgcgtgtgtgtgtgtgtgtgtaaccGGAAGCGGAAGTCGCGTCCCGTTCCGTTCGTCGCCGCTCCCCTTCGCATGCCGCCTACGCACGCATTACGTACCCGCCCCGTTGCCTGACCGCATAaagccatttggccattttgggAACAAACCCTAGCCCACAGACCCCGCTGGCACAAAGTAGTCAGCCGCACAATACTTTGCTGTCAATTTGTGATAACGGCAgctttatttgaaaatatgtgcGACTTTATTTCCCGGCTGTGCCGAGCCGATTTTGCGGCCACACTGGCTGACAGCTGCGCTAGATGGTTTGTCGGTTGGCCAGCGCTGGatagtgggtgggtggtgggcagtGGGCTGCCGATAGAACGTgtgaaattgaatatttacaaGAGCCCTTTCAGGTGGAAGCGCCCCATGTTGGCGGCAATGAATAGTGGGGCTTAGAGCGATTTGCGCTTTGCGATTTGCGATGTGCGACTCGCAAAAGGAAGCCAACAAAGGGTGGCGGATCCATTTCAACCACTTCTAGCGAGCCGAACCGAGTTCGCATTCcgcattattatttttatggccagcagcagTGAGGAGCCGAAGGTctcagctaattaaatttcccagctgtgtgtgtgtgtttgcatacacatatttaaattggctCTGCCAGGCCACATAGCTGGCTATGTATGACTATACGACTATATTCCGGACTGTATTCCGGGTCGGGGAGTTGGCTGAGCAatgcacatttttaattacgctgcacatttgcatttgaattgcGCATTTTACAGGCTGATAAGCCGAAATAAAGGCAACAGTTGTGCAGTGGCTGCCAAAGATATGTGGGctctggccacgcccccatgcAGCTGCACACTCGCTCGTGTTTTTTACAGATCCCCAGAATGTGTAATTTTCGAGTTGACAACTTTTGTCCCAAAGCAGTGACCTCGTTACGCCCACACAGCCGGCTATATagtatactatactatattgCATTAGAGCCGTGCTCCTCCTTCAAAACAGAATCTGCCCGCAGCCATAACCCCAGTGAGCCGGGCGAGCACAAAGGAcacggaggaggagcagaaggaggaggaggaggaggagggactggaatggaatggattggattgggttgGATCGGATGGTGAAAGCGAGTGCAGAATGCCTTTCAATGAAATGCAAAGCAGAGAAAGTTGGAGAACAAAAGGCATACGGCgcttttaaattttactgccttcgcttcgattccgGGCGCTAATGGAAACCCTGCATTTCCATTATACCTTCTAGTCCGGGTAGAGTTTTCCCGATCGACCATTCTGCTAATGGGAAAACATTCAGCGCTGCGCCTTTGAAATTCTTGAAGTTCAAGGACCCTCTGTTTCAGTCTGTAGTTGCACCACTTCCAAGCTGTCACTATTAAACGGGGTAAATTAGACTCCCTCCGCAAATCAACGACACTGGTGTCCCATTTCTCGCCATCCCCAAAAACACGTGTCTGTCGGGGATGGGGTCTTTTCGACCGCCTACTGGGCTGATGTTTAAGCCATTTTTAATGACAGCCTGACGCCTGACAACGGCTAATGATGGCGGCTAGCCAAAGTTTTGCGGCTTTTGCggattaaaattgaaaacgcTTGCATTCATTAATCCCGCCAACGGAAAAACCCAACTAGAACGTGACATGAGGCAGGTGTCGCATTAATTAGTGTAAGCATTCACACGGCTCCCACTCCACAGCTTGCGAAATGAAAGTTTCCTCGGGCGGGCGGTTTCATTTCGCCGAGATGTGTCACTCCGCAATTTGGGTCAAGATGGCTTGAGTTAAATTATTGCAAACGGCATTCCGCACCGTCTTCCTGCCCCTCGAAGTCCTCGAATCGAGGACACGTGCCCATTTGCATAGATAACCTCAGGCCAGTGAATCAACTCCTTTGATAGCCTCCAATAGCAAAAGCTCTCAAATGGGATTATTGGATTATTGGGCAATAAGACTAGAAGGCACAATTAAAACCTGTCTTTGCGCCTAAAACATTCGATTCGCGGTCTACTTACTGTGtccatttgaaaaatgtgcaaataaagcggctttaattttaatatcttttaaatttattcagtCAGATAAAAAGTGACATTAATATTAGTATGCTTGATATAATAGCCATTTTTTCACACCactaaatttcatgttttgtggcattaacattttaatttactgcGTATGATCTGGAGGTAAGTTAtgctaatatttattttaattaattttaggGCAATACAATCTAAGGGTCGTCATTGTACCAGAAGTGGCTACTAAAAAGTAGATAACTATAATGAAGTGTTGTGTTAAAAGGATATGTGGATTTGAATATACTCAATGTCTTAGTTTGCAAAACTGAGAAATGGCTTTAATCCCAGGACGTGCAAGCAGTTGAGCAAGCCTTTCATGAATTTTCATAGAACATTTAACACAATCCAGCAGAACTAGCTCTTTGCCAGCATGAGCATCCAGCATTCATCATTCAGTTGGCACCGTGTCTGGCCCCAAACAAGAATTCCACAAAAGCGCCCAACCTCCCATCTTATCCAGCCACCATTTCTGACTGCCTGATGCCGATGTGTCTGTTACCTGGGGCCAGCCAGGAGGCAGTTTCCAGAGATGAGATGCTCCGAGAGATGAACAGCTGATGACCGTGACTGTGCCTTTGTGCTGCCGAGACCCAGACCCCCCGGCCCCAGGCGCCCAATCTTCCGAGTCTTCCAAGTCTTCTGGTGGCATCTGAGGGGTGAACATACAAATTAATCTTCATCTGGCACTCGCACCCACAACACCACCCAAACTAAACTTCTGGCCGCTCAAGTTCGCTACTTGAAAGCGATGCGAAAAAGACAGTAACAAATCAAAGTACTGATACTAAGGGAAAGCTGCCATGGTTTATTGCAATCAACTTTAATCTTAACACTATTATCTGGCAATTATCGGGTATTTTATGTAAGCTGTAACTTTTTGATTGGTCCCAGTCGAGGACAATGAAGCGAAATCGTTAACGCACctcaaattaaaacaatacgACCAACCGAAGCTTATTATGATATATATTAATGATATGATATaagtttgaatatttaaaatagctTTAAACAGCGGCTTACTTGGGTAGAAACGGACGGAATAACAGAAGGGCAGACGGACGGATATGGATAAAGAACATATGTCTTTCCATACTATAATTACGTACTTTATATGGTGTAAAgtataattttctattattttagttacaaaagtttaaataagACATAGTTTTACAACTCGTCACCATTTTTCACT
This window contains:
- the LOC6733278 gene encoding uncharacterized protein DDB_G0290301, which translates into the protein MCSKQSAMPSVKSAESEILLGIIRSDSMTSGNSLRTCLLLATILGLLCRTKALPFEYVDEHEDFNYDLDTAQSQAKYDARLLSQQMLSDAELQRQGLSDGQDNALDGDSAAARGTGAGSHLDAVSSVQDDLEPHSRAAACFTNGHKYTHGQKVPRLDACEVCLCMDGEIFCWWEKCDKANVNKARTAGDSTGLGLGVEDDGDGNGNGDGDGDYSDPYRHESTTGKSTKVHKAARKVGKRHKHRKNQKNFNDYEVYHSQREKQQQQQQSDYKKSAIKQQLQMQQKHKSDKSGAGNYNIIKQHKHEQQQQQLKIPQQQHQQQHQQQQQQQQNVAALGVNHAAKATHYQQAASTPLPTPPPPSPHPQHSHHPHQQPHSSSKILNFPENLPALLYYDYKTEEHEHHQHQHHQQHLLHEKQRLLQQQQQQQLQQQQMVQQEALARQRASESASEPESRAGGTAEGGVAPNGDLAADKNSDEAETDSDILPEPPTKQPRAAATQWPTPTSSSSARALMTSNVASTSTAATTTKTSKTKTTTTTATTGRTTTTTTATGTNEMVTSTLSGMEKSGATVAATDLGQMQPDRRGPDAEQDDAFHRWLTSTELNADNTNSMDDSLERETPASTIIDDVGTANKSDRSIGGIGGIGGMGGIGKDNGNDAVFFRSSYNDYSSEFNGSVVNIDITLTAVDVHPRRQTDLIANGNRTSGANDNGNSSSSQVGAAGTTMNPLAASTISSISSSTRSSSNQDQPQQSPVVPPYTLTTIITTAPLAPGRMCNVLGKLYKIGDILPQDTGNCLQCICTDAVTPDEMPSVTCSPHNCPPLVLPDLFDATGY
- the LOC27206145 gene encoding uncharacterized protein LOC27206145; translated protein: MDGGGDNQLAVRSLARLREAFSHYAGPPRAMLQGPDPGQGDALALQMAIEAFIFEFEEDSGFESGSEDD